In Magnolia sinica isolate HGM2019 chromosome 16, MsV1, whole genome shotgun sequence, the genomic window CGTAAGCAAAGTGGAgactaccgttcatccattttgagatatcattttaagtcatgagccgtccatccattttgagatatcattttaagtcatgagccaaagaatgagggagataaaaatctgtagtggagaCCACTTAAGTTGTTGTGTACTGTGTATATAAGCGCACCCTTAAGAAATAAATCATTGTAAAACTCATTCCAAAACTGAATTagttcctttttttgtttttgtttgttctCGGCGAATTTTCAAATGATCGAGTGACCCAATTTGTGTGAGGCATTGCATTCCTGAGTTTTCTAGTTTAGAGGTCAAACCTTTGGATTCCCTGCTTACCGCATGGTCATAATACAGTATGCTTATATAAATTCTGTTCGTTAAGATTGCAATTCCGTTCGATAAGACTACAATTCCATTCTTTACGACAGACATTCCGTTCAGTACGACAGAAAACAATTTCTGTAAGCTCGTGCGATAAGAATGTTTCAGGTGTCTCTACCTTGGACCTATCAATATCATTTAGACTATAACACCTGCTATGAGAGGTTCTTGGTAACATGAATCCGAATACATACAGCAGGAGAACGGCATTGAATAGAGCCCGGTGGCTGGTGTTTGgtgttctatgggcccaccatgatgtatgtatttcatccatttgtacagatcattttagggcttgattaaaAAAagtgatagggatataaatctaaagtggaccacatcgtaagaaaacaatattgattggatatccaccattaaaatcctcataaggcccatcgtattgtttatttgacacccaatctgttgattagatcatataggccctgataaagggaaaaaacaaagatcagattgatctaaatttcacattgatccaaaacttctgtggccctaaaaggttttcaatggtagacgttcaatccctcgttgctttttgtagtgtggtccacttgatagttagatctgccttatttttcgtctcaagccttaatatgagctcgccaaatagataaacagtttggatataacacagacctcataatTAGACCCTtagaacttgctaacatcgaTACAGCAACtagatagctggtgtgaggtacactggcCAATCTGCTTCCGCCACGAGCCCAGTTGTTATGGAAGTGGATTCCTCCTACCCCACCCGATTCGTCTAaatagggctatgtggggcccatattgatgtaagatttttatccacaccgtccatccatatttacaaATAATGTTAGGGCCTGAACCCAAAAATTAGTTGGAACCAATGCTTAAGTTGACCACAAAGTgtggattgaacgctcaccattaaaaacttgttgagacCTGTagaagtttccaatcaagttgatatttgtgttttcactttatccgggtctacatgaccttatgaataggttagatggtaaaaaatacatcatggtggcccttccaAAGGTTTCAACCGTGTGCATCATTATCACtgatgcttcctttggtgtggcttacTAGAGCCGTGGACCTGCCTCAATTTTTGCATACTACTGTATATAGATGTAATAAAATAGATTAACAGTGTGAATAAAGTCattacataacggtgggccccacagagccctgatgGACCGATCATGGTCCGAGCAGGGGTAGGACGTAGGCCACTTTCGTCCTCTGTAGCTaacagaaatggattggctactccccctgccaccagcttcgtggctggtggtcagtgctctgagggccccaccatcatgtatgcgtttcatccattctattcatccattttttcatatcattttatgagttGACCTCAAacatgagatggatataaatctcaagtggacaataacacatgaaaacaatagtgattggatatccaccattaaaatcctcataaggcccattagtctgtttatttgacatccaatctgttgattaggtaatacatgcccagatgaatagaaaaaccaaagaacagctcgatccaaaacttttatggccccaaaatgtttgtaatggtcgaccctcattcaacactgtttcctgtaatctggtccacttgatatttggatatacctcattttattactcatattgtaaaatgatttataaaaatatgtggacagaatggatgaaacaaatacatcatggtggggcccaaaaaccaccgaccaccagccattggctggtgtcagggagagtagtcaatccgtttccctagCTAACCGCGTCCCTCCATCTCTCCCCAAAATCTGGAAATCCCCAAAATCGCGCGCCCTTTCTACCCCCGAAAATCCGAAAATCCCCAAAGTTGCACGTCCTCTCTACCCCCAAAATCcacacctctctctttctctctttctcatcgACTCTAATGGCTTCTTCGACTACCGGGCTTGAGGCCATCTCTTACAGCACTGCGCTAACCACAGCCTCTTCTTCCAGGGAAAGCAGATCCATGCCCGGCTCATCCTCCTCTCGGTCATCCCCGAAAACTTCCTCGCCTCAAAGCTCGTTTCCATGTACTCCAAATCTGGCCAAATCCATCACGCCCGTAAGGTGTTCGATGAAATTCCCCACAGAAATATCTTCTCTTTCAACGCCATGCTCATTGCCTATTCTTCACATGACCAGCACTCCGAAGCCCTTAGGCTCTTCTCGTCCTTGTCATCATTCAAACCCGCCCTTAAACCTGACAGTTTCACCATCTCCTCCCTCTTGAAAGCCTTGTTGTCAGTGCCGCTTCCGCATCCGATATTGGGTAAGGAGATTCACGCTTCTATGCTTCGGCATGGCTTTGATTCTGATCTATTTGTCACCAATGCAGTGGTTACATTTTACCAATGCAGTTGCATGGGCCTTGTTAGTGGTGGTTTGGGGAAGGGTTTATATTGGGTTGTCAGGTGATTTTTGTGgagaagagaatgatgagaagaatTCGCAGACATGTGGGCACAATTGCAGTAGCTAAAAGATCAGGAAGTTCCACACATCAGGTTTGCCATGCTAATATCTTGAATATTATACTATTGGTCATCTTCTTTTTCGTTGAACAGAGCCGCAGAGCGAGGGCAGAAAAGGATTTACTTGAACTACAAGTGGTCCAGCTGAATGTAAGGAAGTTGGAGGATGAACTGATGTCTTGGAAATCAATGCTGAAAGAGATCCCTGATGTTTCATGTTCTGATGATATACCCAGAAAATTTGCCAGTTTGCAGAAGTATGTCCTTTCCCTTGTTACAATATTGTCAAATACATATCTTGCCATGTTCGGGTTAGCTTTAAAATGGATAAGAGTGCTGCCAGTTGCTGGCTGATGCAGTTGTGATCATGGCATATATACTTTAACGACTTTGCACCATATGTTTGAATGAATTGGGTCTGGGGTCGATAAAAAAACTTAATTTAGGTTGAAGGAGCAAAATTTGCTTTTAAATAACATTCCATACAAATAATTAGCTTGCTTGGTGGTGTCTGATCTTGTGAGGTTTTTAGATTTCGCTTGAACTTTGGGTGTGCACCTGCTTTTAGACTTTCTCATATATCATTGGATTCTTTTGTATGTGATGCAGAGAGCTAATTGATAGCATGATGAAGTTAGGTGAGATCAGTGCTCATCTGAAGCAGTTGGAGGTCGCCCTGGAATCTGCAGACCTTGCTAAGCAACATGCTGAAACAGAGGCTGCACTGGCCAAAGAGAAAGCTGAAGAATCATTGTTAGTGGTTAAACGGCTTGAGTTAATGGTGAGGATCAGGTCGAGCGACTCTTGGTGACGTTGCTTTTCCCTTGCCATTTTGTATGCTGTATTTCATTTATTCTAGTAGTTCTCAGTTATTCTCTTATTCTTTGTTTGAACTGTTGTTTGTTGGCAATGGTTTCTAAAGTTGCTATCTTCGCagagtttgattttgtttttcattggaaGTATTAGTGTTTTTGAGAAAGTTCTGCACTTTCAGAGTTTCAGAAATGTTCATATGATGTTGCTGCCTCTTGTTCTTTACAGTATCTTTTCTAATTTGTCTATGCTATCAGCGAGGATTTCTTCGGTGTTTTATCACTTTAAGATGATAGTCTGTTAGGTGTTCAGATGCATGATACCCCTATGTCCAGTAAGGATTCCATGTTGCCATTCTTGTAGAAAAAAGTCTATAATTATAGGATTATGTTCTATGTTATgagtacattttttttttg contains:
- the LOC131228838 gene encoding pentatricopeptide repeat-containing protein At1g08070, chloroplastic-like; this translates as MNPNTYSRRTALNRARWLVFGVLWAHHDGKQIHARLILLSVIPENFLASKLVSMYSKSGQIHHARKVFDEIPHRNIFSFNAMLIAYSSHDQHSEALRLFSSLSSFKPALKPDSFTISSLLKALLSVPLPHPILGKEIHASMLRHGFDSDLFVTNAVVTFYQCSCMGLVIFVEKRMMRRIRRHVGTIAVAKRSGSSTHQVCHANILNIILLVIFFFVEQSRRARAEKDLLELQVVQLNVRKLEDELMSWKSMLKEIPDVSCSDDIPRKFASLQKELIDSMMKLGEISAHLKQLEVALESADLAKQHAETEAALAKEKAEESLLVVKRLELMVRIRSSDSW